The following is a genomic window from Streptomyces lincolnensis.
CGCCCCGGCCGCGAGCGGCGACCTCGACGCCCGCGAGGACATCGTGGACGAGATCGTCGAGCAGTGCCTGGAGACCGGAGCGGAGGTCCGGTTCGTGCCGGACGGCGCCCTCGGCGACGCCGACGGGATCGCGGGCATCCTGCGGTACTGAGACGACGGGTGCGGCACACGCCGGTCAGACGGTGCCGAACAGAGTGCTCAGCCCGCGCTCCACGTCCGCGCCGACATCCTCCTTGCCGGCACCCACCACCGCGTACGTGCGCAGCAGGAAACGGCGCAACGCGAACGTGTCGAACCGGAGCAGGGCCAGGCCGTACGGGGAGTGCAGCTCCAGTACCGTCGCGGACCGGTCGCACGGCCACAGCCGCACGTCACCGCTGCCGGCCGGAGCGTCCAGCCCCTCCGCCAGCAGGGCACGACCGAAGGTCCAGGTGGCCTCCTCGCCGTCCAGGGCGGCCTCGGGCGGGAAGTCGAGGTGCACGGCCAGCGGGTCCGCACGGACGTAACGGAACCTGGCGGCAACGGGCACCTCCTGGCGCTCCGCGGTGATCAGTCGGGCGCGGACGGGCTGCTCCAGGGCGATGTCCATGAGCGGTCTCCACAACGGGTGAGAGGCGGCCGGTTGTGCCGGTGTCTCTTTACGAGCCCCGAAGAGCCGTTCGGATTACGTGGACCCGGACTGTTTTTCCGTGACCTGAGTCACACCACCTCTCCCCGCCGGGCCGGACCGCGCACTCTGGCACGGCCCGAACCCCCTGTGCCACACTCCCTAGAACACACGCCCGTCGAACACACTCCTGAACGTCGGGTCGGCCACCCCGACGACCCGTCATGTCACGTACTCCGTCTACGACTTGCCCGGCCGGAGGGCGTACACCACATGCGTGGCGCGACCGCTCAGTGAAGACTGTGGCATATGCCAGAGGCACCACCGTATCGGGTGTCGCCGAATCCCTTACAGGCCGTCGCGGGCTGTGCAACAGTCGTAACGGTCCTTCCGTCCGCCCAGGTCGAACCGTCCCGCATCGGAGTGCGTCATGCCGTCCCATCTCTCTGCGGACCGCCCAGCCGCCCAGCCGCCCCAAGGCGACTCGGTCGACGCGCTGATATCGCAGGCGCGGCGGCTCAAGGGCGACGTGGACGCGGTGCGGCGGGACAC
Proteins encoded in this region:
- a CDS encoding SsgA family sporulation/cell division regulator → MDIALEQPVRARLITAERQEVPVAARFRYVRADPLAVHLDFPPEAALDGEEATWTFGRALLAEGLDAPAGSGDVRLWPCDRSATVLELHSPYGLALLRFDTFALRRFLLRTYAVVGAGKEDVGADVERGLSTLFGTV